The DNA segment ACGGTGTTCAACAAATTGGAGTACCTGTTCTGTTCCTCGCTGAGAATTCCAAGGAAGGCCTTAGCATCGGTGGTTCCGAAGTTATTGTGATTTCCCCTCCAGTTGGCACCTCCGTTAAGCACACCGTTATCACCATCTCTGTTTCCACCTAGCATGTTTTTCTTCGCATCATTGTTTATCTGGTTGAAATTTGTTTGAAAGCTGATGTTCGAGGTTGGCACGActacattttggctagcttcaTATTTCCATGAGGGGGGATTAATTTGCTTAAGTCTATTCGCAGTCTCTTTGTTTTCGTCCTGCTCATTTTCCAGGTAAGATTTTGTCCCGATGGCACTCTCGTTCTGTTGCCTGGCGAAGTTGTGCAATCCTCTTCCCTCTACCCAATGTTGGTTCGAAGTAACGCCTGTCGGATGGTCATGCATCGGGTTGGTCTTCACAGTTGAATGGTAATTGTTAAATAAAGTGTTGGAAGGTTTGCTTACCCTCCTTTGTGTGTCGTAATGTGAGTTTTGATTTATGTGCTCCTTGGTAGGTTCATCACGGATAGGTGTTCTCCCCGTTGGAGTGGTGACCTCTCCAAAATtggtggaattttttttttcaatgaaGTGGAAGTTCGACTTGGAAAATAATCCATCCTTATCGTTCTTATTCATGTAGATGGTTCCGACATGTTCATCGCCTCGACCATGTTctaccttattcctaaagtTGTCTCCATCTATGAAAGCGTCTCGATAGTTTCCACCCTTTTTCACATCCCAATTGTTACTCATGGGGACATTCAAGTGATCATACTGGCGAGGCCTCAATGTTGGATCATCGTATGGTTCAAACATTgttcttccacttttgtcAAAATAGGGACGACGAATCATGTCTTTATCATCCCTATAGGTGAAGTTTTTATTCTCACGAATGGATAGATCAAGGTGGGGATTCCTCTCTCTCTCAAACATATATCTATGAGAGAGACCCTCATTCCTCACAAAGGGGAACTTATCAACTTCGTTAAGAAATCCATTTCTCTTGTCGGactggaaaatattttccatgttGAAAAGGTTGTTACTTGGCTTAGCAAAATCTTCCTGGAGGTATCTCTTCGTATGTTTGGGCACCCCGTTCAGAGGATTCTTACTGAGCATAGATCCCTCCTCGTAGTTATCGCCACCCTTTGCGTGTGTCTTGAAAATATTCATGCTATTGATGTTTGAGAAGGCATCACCCTGTTGCGCAGGGTCAAGGTACTGAGGAATGCCACCATGTTGTGTAGCATTATTGTAAGATCTGGTCGACTCGACCCTTCCACCCCCCTCGGGCGTTCCAAACACATTCTCACTCACATGGTTGGTGCTATTTTCAAACTTCTTGAAGTAGTCTAActtatccatttttccatatggATCTATTTTTCTTACAAATGTTTTTTCACCCAACAAGTTAGGAGACTTGTTTTCCAGAATGTCTATCAACGGAGGAGGCTTATTCTCCTGGTTCGAGTGTAAGTCTGCCATGGTATGAAGCCTCGTGTTGTTGCTAAAAGCGCCGAGAGTGGTAGCTCCTCTCTGCTTGAAATTCTCTTCATACAGCTTTATACCGTTTTTATCTCTATCTCTTAATGCGTGGTTGGAATTCTTATTTGATTCCCATTTGAGGAATGGGTTCTGGCTGAACTCGCGATCCGCGTTTTGCTTTTCGTATCGGAAGTTCTCGTCGTTGCCTCTTATTTCATGAGGTTGATTGTCCCGTGGGAAGTTATCCACTCCATATTTACGTACTCCAAAGTGGTTTCCCCCAAACTCGCCCACTGCAGGGCGGTCCAGTCCAAACATATCCGCATAGCAATCCTCCTCACCCGGAATCACCTCGCTCTTGAAATGGTGCCTGTTCCTTATGCACGGTGTCTCATTCAGTTTCTCCGGTGTGTTGAAATCTTCGTATGTATTGTTGTGCGCACTTAGCCTGTTTTGCAAGCGTTCTCCCAATATATCGTCTTGTCCCTGGTGAGCGCGGTTCCCACTTGCCACATGATTAAAGTCGGCAAGAGAACTTGTGTTAAggtaattattttcatgtGCAGGAAGACTTTCAAACAGGTCGTCACTGAAACTAAAATTGTACTTAGGATTCGGGTTAGTTACGATTATGTTTTTCAAAagattgatttttttttctctttttttttcttcctcatccttttccttattcCGTAGGGAGGAGAAATTGGGATACACCAGGGGGGTACTCCCTCCGTTTGGAACATTTACCACATTGGTATCGTTACCAGGATTGTTGCTGTTCGTGGGGTTGGATCCATTGTTCGTGTTTACAGTCTTGAGGCCCATGGGAAGGTAACCACCGTTCTGATTGAAGGTGTACAGCGCATTATGTTGGGGAGTGCAACTAGGGCTGGAATTCGCGTGGTTACCAATTCTATCCTCATTAAGGAGGTAGTTCCTGACATGGCCATCGTTCATGTTCCTATGTTTGTTGTCTCCTTTGAAGACTTCCCTCCCTgtcacttcattttttccatagcCCCAATTGAATTTGAAATTGTCTTCCtgattttccttctccgtATACTTTTTAATAATATCGTCGATGTCTGGTGGTTTATTCTTCAGAAAAGTAGATGCGTCTGGTTGACTGTTGATGTGATTGCCGTGGTAGTTACCTCCACCTTCATATTCACCATTGTACATTCTATCCTTGTTGGTGAATTGACGCAGAGTCATGTCTTTCCACTGGCTCGCATTGTTGTTAAAGTTGCCATAGAGAGTGTTCATGTTAAAGTGGTTTCCATATGGTGGAGAGTTTGTCTTCCCTGCGTTGTCATACAGATCGGCTTTGTTCTTCTGTATGATTCCTACTGGTGGAGCGATAGAAGATGCAGTCGGAGGACCTGCTACCGGAGGAGCAACATTTCCGTAATGATAACTGGGGGGTGGCTGCCATTTGTTCTTGAGCTCTTCATACTTATCATCTACCATTCTATTGCTTTGTTTGTACTGATGAGGATGAAAATTGCCGGGGTTGTTATTTGCATTTGGGCTTTGTGTATCCTGGTTGCTAACCCTATTGGGTGTTAGAAAATCCATTTCGTTATTGAACATGTGGTGGTAGGGTCCTGTACCGTTGCCTTTAT comes from the Plasmodium knowlesi strain H genome assembly, chromosome: 3 genome and includes:
- a CDS encoding protein kinase, putative, whose product is MYFCRRGDMLQHVDNTYTNHFKVERDEVSGVNWTRFPHYANRVSHPFEDHADSHGNLAGLNRPHFKRANLREDNSYLNANSQLENNSSKMGQKNAKTNNEGIFHLSNDAYNSRYSNLPYNHTGEMNPRNYNFNNIKIVEDDENYSCSMNPVTNVAGGKMGNHPPNGSTLDHRNFQLKSDDINTDHGRPHQDYARVNRENWVLPMDHNKGNGTGPYHHMFNNEMDFLTPNRVSNQDTQSPNANNNPGNFHPHQYKQSNRMVDDKYEELKNKWQPPPSYHYGNVAPPVAGPPTASSIAPPVGIIQKNKADLYDNAGKTNSPPYGNHFNMNTLYGNFNNNASQWKDMTLRQFTNKDRMYNGEYEGGGNYHGNHINSQPDASTFLKNKPPDIDDIIKKYTEKENQEDNFKFNWGYGKNEVTGREVFKGDNKHRNMNDGHVRNYLLNEDRIGNHANSSPSCTPQHNALYTFNQNGGYLPMGLKTVNTNNGSNPTNSNNPGNDTNVVNVPNGGSTPLVYPNFSSLRNKEKDEEEKKREKKINLLKNIIVTNPNPKYNFSFSDDLFESLPAHENNYLNTSSLADFNHVASGNRAHQGQDDILGERLQNRLSAHNNTYEDFNTPEKLNETPCIRNRHHFKSEVIPGEEDCYADMFGLDRPAVGEFGGNHFGVRKYGVDNFPRDNQPHEIRGNDENFRYEKQNADREFSQNPFLKWESNKNSNHALRDRDKNGIKLYEENFKQRGATTLGAFSNNTRLHTMADLHSNQENKPPPLIDILENKSPNLLGEKTFVRKIDPYGKMDKLDYFKKFENSTNHVSENVFGTPEGGGRVESTRSYNNATQHGGIPQYLDPAQQGDAFSNINSMNIFKTHAKGGDNYEEGSMLSKNPLNGVPKHTKRYLQEDFAKPSNNLFNMENIFQSDKRNGFLNEVDKFPFVRNEGLSHRYMFERERNPHLDLSIRENKNFTYRDDKDMIRRPYFDKSGRTMFEPYDDPTLRPRQYDHLNVPMSNNWDVKKGGNYRDAFIDGDNFRNKVEHGRGDEHVGTIYMNKNDKDGLFSKSNFHFIEKKNSTNFGEVTTPTGRTPIRDEPTKEHINQNSHYDTQRRVSKPSNTLFNNYHSTVKTNPMHDHPTGVTSNQHWVEGRGLHNFARQQNESAIGTKSYLENEQDENKETANRLKQINPPSWKYEASQNVVVPTSNISFQTNFNQINNDAKKNMLGGNRDGDNGVLNGGANWRGNHNNFGTTDAKAFLGILSEEQNRYSNLLNTVGRYTPRDGTTGDGIVRDGTVRDGTVRDGTIRDGTVRDINPRDGHNLLSNYTNKRPFNPSGVHNFSFAKQPVHRQLPPLPFKHSSKQANPQGDGQTKLKALDFMDKQNLGEGGEAFGGGGNTHLDRFNHGHLTNQTHNTHSGNENLLKNSLAPLRDKNNPYLGPLAELTPFDRYNDGKDVLQRRADLFHHKNESKDCGLKSGNVKFSNYLSGYPDQSSFLNEKKGAISLVHRNGKSKYSHGESVENHLGEPLSGKLLGGNTFLNKEKEDAPKGKWPNQGNLNLSLVPGEADRRIRNLGYDRESRISLSNNISMLLERISNNSDRKNGLNDFATKHKSSDSSNVNNVNTVNYNDNLTIDTQQFVISDHHICNFGLWRLYRCKVRHDKGSFLVSIVDSFYLNRGDSNDTVANNILFHKRLRHINILSYQGKAADKNKLYLLFEHVHGNVLKYQSAPLEENIIACYAYQIVDLLEYMHTNFIFFHGLLSNIIILQKNTREELLQILHERNKNVNKYFDIYKHGIVKVFNFDFANMDATEKDYQFDFLCLAVLIYEMCTKYNTYYSSKFEDITERIYNTDFFFPHFVSFELKNFCYELCSKRRHSFSDLKNHAWFQKNLNF